Proteins found in one Cheilinus undulatus linkage group 9, ASM1832078v1, whole genome shotgun sequence genomic segment:
- the cln6b gene encoding ceroid-lipofuscinosis neuronal protein 6 homolog — MADKLWGIFCHSSSQGGRGPVTVMMEGELLSTREQVFTEISGLSLNPDLRSVSSAEMDPVLSSKPRFHFDLWLCFTIQNWILDVGQPVAMILLPAGWLPLNRPSISDYLHFLFAVSAPLLLLKMLERSPRKLPRLAIHLSIISVVMGTSFHLVADSITRRLLLIGYQLHLPVRENPLMQELRPPSLVDIFELLFYLDDSLGHLMWYVPLFLILFLFFSGAFCHRKQEEKIPPAGWMLLAPSTAYYWFLITEGQTFILFIFTVFAMTATVMHQRRRGLVPDSNGLFMLYSFYGALVLVAVWVAYLWNDAVLRRKHPGLIYVPQPRAVYTLHLQNKKT, encoded by the exons ATGGCCGACAAgctttgggggattttctgccattcttcgtCTCAGGGTGGACGGGGACC GGTCACTGTCATGATGGAAGGAGAACTTCTGAGCACGAGGGAACAGGTTTTCACAGAGATCTCCGgactttccctcaaccctgacct tcGCTCTGTCAGTTCTGCAGAGATGGACCCGGTCCTGTCGTCAAAGCCTCGCTTCCACTTCGATCTCTGGCTCTGCTTCACAATCCAGAACTGGATCCTGGATGTGGGACAGCCTGTTGCTATG ATCCTCCTCCCTGCAGGCTGGCTTCCCCTGAACCGTCCCAGTATTTCTGATTATCTCCACTTCCTGTTCGCCGTCAGCGCTCCGCTCCTTCTGCTCAAA ATGCTTGAACGCAGCCCCAGGAAGCTGCCTCGCCTCGCCATCCACCTCAGCATCATCTCTGTCGTCATGGGAACCAGCTTCCACCTGGTGGCTGACTCCATCACCCGACGGCTCCTTCTGATTGGCTACCAGCTTCACCTGCCGGTCCGAGAGAATCCGCTGATGCAGGAGCTGCGTCCGCCCTCGCTG GTCGATATTTTTGAGCTCCTGTTCTACTTGGATGATTCTCTCGGTCATCTCATGTG GTACGtccctctcttcctcatcctcttcctcttctttagCGGTGCTTTCTGTCACAGGAAACAGGAGGAGAAGATCCCTCCAGCAGGATGGATGCTACTGGCTCCCAGCACTGCCTACTACTG gTTCCTCATCACTGAGGGTCAGACcttcatcctcttcatcttcacAGTGTTCGCCATGACCGCCACAGTGATGCACCAGAGGAGGCGGGGCTTAGTGCCTGACAGCAACGGCCTCTTCATGCTCTACAG CTTCTATGGCGCTCTGGTCCTGGTGGCGGTCTGGGTGGCGTATCTGTGGAATGATGCCGTCCTGCGGAGGAAACATCCCGGGCTGATCTACGTCCCCCAGCCTCGAGCCGTCTACACGCTCCACCTCCAGAACAAAAAGACGTAA
- the fem1b gene encoding protein fem-1 homolog B, translating to MESLAGYVYKAASEGRVLTLAALLLNHSETETRYLLSYVTQLAGQRSTPLIIAARNGHDKVVRLLLDHYRVDTEQTGTVRFDGYVIDGATALWCAAGAGHFEVVRLLVSHHANVNHTTITNSTPLRAACFDGRLDIVRYLVENSADISITNKYNNTCLMIAAYKGHTDVVKFLLEQGADPNAKAHCGATALHFAAEAGHLDIVKELVRCQAAMVVNGHGMTPLKVAAESCKADVVELLLTYADIDVHSRIEALELLGASFANDRENYDIQKAYEYMYMAMLERYSDPENVITKELLPPIEAYGGRCECRTLEELEAICLDRDAMHMEGLMIRERILGSDNIDLSHPIIYRGAVYADNMEFEQCIKLWLHALRLRQKGNRNTHKDLLRFAQVFSQMVHLKEQVLASAVEQVLSCSVVEIQRSMSRVDTAAESELAQAMDNYESNVFTFLYLACISTKTTCSDEERARINKHIYDLIQLDPRSREGSSLLHLAISSSTPVDDFHTNDVCSFPSAQVTKLLLDCGAQVNAVDHEGNTPLHVIVQYNRPISDFLTLHAIIINLVEAGAHTDMTNKQKKTPLDKSTTGVSEILLKTQMKMSLKCLAARAVRQHQITYRNQIPKTLEEFVEFH from the exons ATGGAGTCTCTGGCCGGGTACGTGTATAAGGCAGCCAGTGAAGGCAGAGTCCTGACGctggctgctctgctgctgaacCACTCGGAGACGGAGACCCGGTACCTGCTCAGCTATGTGACCCAGCTGGCCGGGCAGAGGTCCACCCCGCTCATCATCGCTGCCCGGAACGGACACGACAAGGTGGTCCGACTGTTGCTGGACCACTACCGAGTGGACACGGAACAGACCGGCACGGTCCGGTTTGACGG CTACGTCATCGACGGGGCCACGGCGCTGTGGTGTGCAGCAGGGGCGGGACACTTCGAGGTGGTGCGTCTGCTGGTGAGCCACCATGCCAACGTTAACCACACCACCATCACGAACTCCACCCCTCTGCGAGCCGCCTGCTTCGACGGGCGCCTCGACATCGTCCGCTACCTGGTGGAGAACAGCGCCGACATCAGCATCACCAACAAGTACAACAACACCTGCCTGATGATCGCCGCCTACAAGGGCCACACAGACGTGGTCAAGTTCCTGCTGGAGCAGGGGGCGGACCCCAATGCCAAAGCCCACTGCGGGGCCACCGCCCTGCACTTCGCAGCAGAGGCGGGTCATCTGGATATCGTCAAAGAGCTGGTGCGATGTCAGGCCGCCATGGTGGTGAACGGGCACGGCATGACTCCGCTGAAGGTGGCAGCGGAGAGCTGCAAAGCTGACGTGGTGGAGCTACTGCTGACGTACGCAGATATCGACGTCCACAGCCGCATCGAGGCTCTGGAGCTGCTGGGAGCCTCGTTCGCCAACGACAGGGAGAACTATGATATCCAGAAGGCGTACGAGTACATGTACATGGCCATGCTGGAGCGCTACAGTGACCCCGAGAACGTCATCACAAAGGAGCTGCTGCCGCCCATCGAGGCCTACGGCGGGCGCTGCGAGTGTCGGACTCTTGAAGAACTCGAGGCGATTTGTCTGGACCGGGACGCTATGCACATGGAGGGGCTAATGATCCGGGAGCGAATCCTGGGCTCAGACAACATCGACCTGTCACACCCCATCATCTACCGCGGCGCCGTCTACGCCGACAACATGGAGTTTGAGCAGTGCATCAAACTGTGGCTGCACGCACTGCGTCTGCGGCAGAAAGGAAACAGGAACACGCACAAAGACCTGCTGCGCTTCGCCCAGGTGTTCTCCCAGATGGTCCACCTAAAGGAGCAGGTCCTGGCCTCGGCCGTGGAGCAGGTGCTGAGCTGCAGCGTGGTTGAGATCCAGAGGAGCATGTCTCGAGTCGACACGGCGGCCGAGTCTGAGCTGGCGCAGGCCATGGACAACTACGAGTCAAACGTCTTCACCTTCCTGTACCTGGCCTGCATCTCCACCAAGACCACGTGCAGCGACGAGGAGCGTGCACGCATCAACAAGCACATCTACGACCTGATCCAGCTGGACCCGCGCTCCAGAGAAGGCTCCTCCCTGCTCCACCTCGCCATCAGCTCCAGCACGCCTGTCGACGACTTCCACACCAATGACGTCTGCAGCTTCCCCAGCGCTCAGGTCACCAAGCTGCTGCTGGACTGCGGCGCGCAGGTCAACGCCGTCGACCACGAGGGAAACACCCCGCTGCACGTCATCGTCCAGTACAACCGGCCAATCAGCGACTTTCTCACGCTGCACGCCATCATCATTAACCTGGTGGAGGCCGGCGCCCACACGGACATGACCAACAAGCAGAAGAAGACGCCGCTGGACAAGAGCACCACGGGCGTGTCGGAGATCCTGCTGAAGACTCAGATGAAGATGAGCCTGAAGTGCCTGGCGGCGCGTGCCGTCCGCCAGCACCAGATCACCTACAGAAACCAGATCCCCAAAACGCTGGAGGAGTTTGTGGAGTTCCACTAA